Within Amycolatopsis sp. FDAARGOS 1241, the genomic segment CTCGTCCGAGTCCGCCGAACCCCGCTTGCGCCACAGGTGCCACCCCGCCACGCCGACGAGGAACGCCGCCGCCACCGAGAACGCCCCGGCCAGCGTGTGGGGGATCGCCGCCAGCGCCGTGTTGTTGGTCAGCACCGCGAAGATCGAGTTCATCGTCGGCTTGCCGTTCACGAACTCGACACCCACCGGGTGCTGCATCCACGAGTTCGCGGCCAGAATGAAGTAGGCCGAGGCCATCGACGCCAGCGAGAACGCCCAAGCGCACGCCAGGTGCACGCGTTTGGGCAGCCGGTCCCAGCCGAAGATCCACAGGCCGAGGAAGGTCGACTCCACGAAGAACGCGACCAGGCCCTCCATCGCCAGCGGCGCGCCGAACACGTCGCCGACGAAGCGGGAGTAGGCGCTCCAGCTCATCCCGAACTGGAACTCCTGGACGATCCCGGTGACCACCCCCATGGCGAAGTTGACCAGGAGCAGCTTCCCCCAGAACTTGGTCATCTTCAGGTAGCGGTCGTGGCCGGTGCGCACCCAGGCGGTCTGCATCCCCGCGACGAGCACCGAGAGTCCGATGGTCAGCGGGACCATCAGGAAGTGGTACACGGTGGTGATGCCGAACTGCCACCGCGCGAGCTCAAGGACATCCACGTCTTCGAGCTAACTCCCGCGCGCGGGCCGCAACCAGTTCAACACGTCCCGAATAAGCCGGGACCTACGTCCTGAACCTGGGAAAACCGCAGGTCAGCCTTCTATTTCGGAATCCGGGCACATCAGTCCACTGTGTACCGAGGCGGGAGCTAGCGGGTCTCCGACACGAGCCACGCCAGGTACCGCGGGCTCCCGCCGACGATCGGGGTGACCACGACCTCCGGCACGTCGTAGGTGTGGCGCACGTTCAGGAACTCCTCGAGCGCCCCCGCGCGGTCGGCCGCCGTCTTGCACTCGACCCGCCACTCCGCGTCCGTCTGCACCTCGCCCGCCCAGCGGTAGACGCTGGTGATCGGCCCCACGACCTGGGCGCACGCGGCGAGCCGCGCTTCGACGACGCTCGTGGCGAGTGTGCGGGCGGCGGCCTCGGAGTCGACGGTGGTGGTCACGACGACGTGGTCAGCAGGCATGACCCGCACCGTACCGCACCGGAAAAGAGAATTCGGCATACCGAAAAAAATATTCAGGAATCCCGGCCCTGACTATTCAGCTGCCCGCACCGGGCAATTCGCGAATCCCATCAGCTTGCAGCTTTCTGAATCCCTCCTTTATCGTTGCAGTGAAAGGGGTGCTCACCAGCTCATGTCTCCCGCCATCATCGCTCTTCTCAGCGCGTTCGGCCTGGTCCTGGCAGTGGAACTGCCCGACAAGACCCTGGTCGCGACGCTCGTGCTGACCACGCGTTTCCGCGCATGGCCGGTATTCGCGGGAGTGTTCGCGGCATTCGCGATCCAGTGTGTGATCGCCGCCGCATTCGGCAGTGTTCTCACCCTTCTCCCGGAAACGGCCGTATCGCTGCTGGTAGCGGCGATGTTCGGGATCGGCGCCTTCATGCTCCTGCGCGAGGGATTCAGCAAAGCCGACGAAGCGGGCGACAGCGCTTCCCGCTCCGGCGCCGCGCCGAAGTCGTTCGTGCGCTCCGCGCTGACGTCGTTCGGCGTGCTCTTTGCCGCCGAGTGGGGCGACGCGTCGCAGCTCGCGACGGCCGGCCTCGTCGCGCACCTCGGCAACCCTTTCGCGGTCGGCCTCGGCGCGTTCGTCGCGCTGGTCTCGGTGGCCGGGCTCGCCGTGTTCATCGGCGCCAAGATCCGCAACCGCATCCGGCCGAAGCTGATCCAACGCATCGCCGGGTTCGCGTTCGCCGGTTTGTCCGTGTTCGCGCTGGTCCAGCTCGCGTGATGGCTGAAAAGCGACCACAGGGACTTCACAGCACCACGAGGTAACCTCTTCGGAACCAGTGGATGAGGGCAAGGTGAACCCGCGATTACGCGGACGACCCTTGCCCTCCGCCACGACCGCCGAGGAGCGCCCCGTGCCCCAGCCCGTGCCCGCCGCTGTGTCGCCCGTTCACGGCCGGCTCGCGCTCGCCGGCATCACGCTCGCCGTGGCCATCGCCGCCGACCTGCACCTGCGGCTCTCGGCGCAGGTCAGCCCGGTGTGGCAGACACTTTCGGAGTACGTCTACGGCCACCTCGGCGGCCGTTCGGCCGCGCCGCTGTTCAGCGCGATGTGCCTGGCGCTCGCGCTCGGCTCGCTGGCGCTGCTGGCCGGGCTGATGAAGGCGCGCAGCTCGCCGGCCGTCGTCGCCCTGCTCGGCGTGTGGTGCGCGGGGCTCACGGTCTGCGCGACCGTCCCCGTTGACCCCGACGGACAGGCCCGCACCTTCGACGGCCAGCTGCACAACGCCGCCGCGCTCACCGCGTTCCTGGCCTTGCCGGCCGCCGCGTGGTTGCTGACGCGCCGCGGCCGCGCACACTGCCCGTGGGAGCCGCGCCGCACGGCGATCCGCGGCCTGGCCGTCGCGAGCTTCGCCAGCGTGCTGATCGTGCTCGGCGGCTTCGTGTTCACGCTCGTCACGGGCCCGGCGCAGCAGGAGGTGACGCTGGGCCTGTTCGAACGCCTGCTGTTCACCGTCGACCTGGCCCTGCTGCTCACGATGGTGCGGCCGCTGCTGGCCGCCGCTAGGAATCCGTCCGCAGCACCTCGGTGAGCCTCGCGGCGGCCGCGACCACCTGCGGTCCGACCGCCGCCGCGTCGAGCGGCTCCAATGACACGACGCCGACGCTCGCCCGCAGCCCCGGCACGCCGCGCACCGGCGCCGCGACGCCCGACGCGCCGGCCTCCAGCTCTCCGGTCGACGTGACCCAGCCGTCGCCGCCGGGCCGTAGCGCCATCGCGCGGCCCGCCGCACCCGCGCTGAGCGGATGGCGGCTGCCCACGCGGTATGCGACGTGGTAGCTCGTCCACGACGGCTCCACGACCGCGACGACCTGCGCCTGGTCGCCCTGGGCCACGGTCAGGTGCGCCGTGGCGCCCACCTTCTCGGCCAGCTCGCGCAGCACCGGCCGCGCCGCCTCGCGCAGCTGCGGCAGCACCTGCCCGGCGAGCCGCAGCAGCCCGACGCCCAGCCGCACCTTCGTGCCGTCGCGCCAGATCAGGCCACGCTCCGACAGCGGCACCAGCAGCCGGTAGACGGCCGCGCGGCTCGCACCGATCGCGACGGCCAGCTCGGAGATGGTCGCCGCCTCCTCGCCCGCGTCGGCCACCGCCTGCAGCAGGGCCAGGCCACGATCGAGGGTCAGCGACCCCTCCCTGCTCACAGCAGCTCGAGCTCACCCAGGTCGGCCACCGGCTCCGCGAACGACGCCGCCGCGTACGACGCGAAGAGCTCGCGCACGGCCTTCGCGGCCGGCTCCGGCAGCGCGCGGGCCTCGTCGGCCAGCGCCTTGCCGTCGGTGGACTCCAGCGCCGCGCGCACGTCGCCGCCCGAGAGGCAGCGGGCCGACGCGACGATCAGGTTCAGGAACCCGTGGTGGGTGAAGCCCGAGTCCGGGTCCGTGTGCCGGACGGCGCGGTGCAGGCTGTTGGTGGCCTTGAACGACGCGCCCGGCGAGCCGCTGACCACCGACAGGAAGTCGGCGACCTCGTCCACGCTGGGGAAGTTCTCGCCCGCGGGGCCGCCGCAGCGGATCTTCGGCCAGCTGCCGTGCTCGATCACCTTGCGCACACCGTCTAGCCAGCCGATGCCCCGCCGCGGCTCGACGACGCGGATCACGTCCTCGGGCACGAACTCCGACACGCGCTCCAGCCACACCTCGTCGACGTCGGACGGCGCCGGCATCTCGACCATCCGCAGCGACAGCAGCTCGCTCCGGGACTCGACGATCGAGATCGCCTTGGGCACACCTCCGAGCCCGGTGTCGATGATCAAGGAAAGAGGCAGCGGCTCCTTCGGCTTGATCTTGATCAACTCGGTGATCAGCTCGGGCAGCCGCGAGGCCTGGCAGAGGAAAACGCCCAGCACACCGGCGTGCTCACCACCCCGGGACTCGTAGTGCTCGCGCAACGCGTCGGGCATGGCCACGTCCGCGGGCGGGAAGAGCGCCGAGTCGTCGACGAGCCGCGCGAACAGGGGAGGAATTCCACGGGGGCCGGGGGGCGTGAGTTCCACAGCGCTTGACACGACTGACACGCTAGTAGCGTACGACAAGAGGACAAAATAGTTCGTTCTGCGGACACTTGCTCGAGGAGCCACCCATGCCCTTCTACCGGCAAGTAGGCGAGATCCCCCACAAGCGGCACACCGCGTTCCGCCGGCCCGACGGCAGCCTCTACGCCGAGGAACTCATGGGCGCGGAGGGCTTCTCGGCCGATTCGGCCCTGCTGTACCACCGCGGGATGCCGACGGCCATCGTCGACGCCGTCGCCGTACCCGACGACCGCGGCACGCTGACGCCGAACCACCCGCTGAAGCCGCGCCACTTCAAGACGCCGGAGCTGAAGTTCGGCGCGTCCGCCGACGCCGTCACCGACCGGCGGCGGCTCTTCGGCAACAACGACGTGACCATCGGCTTCGTCGTCGCCACGGCGCCGAGCCCCCTGTACCGCAACGCGGCGGGTGACGAGCTGCTGTACGTCCAGGGCGGCACGGCTCTGGTCGAAACGAGCTACGGCTCTCTGGAGGTCGGGGACGGCGACTACGTCGTGATCCCGACGTCGTGCACCTACCGCGTGGTGCCCCACGGCGAGGTGCGGCTGTACGTGCTGGAGGCGCGCGGCCACATCGGCCCGCCGAAGCGCTACCTGTCGGCGAAGGGGCAGTTCCTGGAGCACTCGCCGTACTGCGAGCGGGACCTCAGGGGACCGGTCGCACCACTGGTCGTGGATGGTTCGGACGTCGAGGTCCTCGTCCGCCACCGCGCCGGCCTGACGCGCTACACGTACGCGACACACCCCTTCGACGTCGTCGGCTGGGACGGCTGCCTGTACCCGTGGGCCTTCAACATCGACGACTTCGAGCCCATCACCGGCCGTGTCCACCAGCCGCCGCCCGTGCACCAGACGTTCGAGGGGCCGAACTTCGTGGTGTGCTCGTTCTGCCCGCGCAAGGTCGACTACCACGAGAACTCGATCCCCGTGCCGTACAACCACGCGAACGTCGACTCCGACGAGCTGATGTTCTACGTCCGCGGCAACTACGAAGCCCGCCGCGGCTCGGGCATCGGCATCGGCTCCCTCTCGCTCCACCCGTCCGGCTTCACGCACGGCCCGCAACCGGGCGCCGCGGAGGCGTCGATCGGCGCGGAGTTCTTCGACGAGACGGCGGTCATGGTGGACACGTTCGCTCCGCTGGAGCTCGGGGAAGCCGCTGTGGCGTCCGAAGATGAGGCATACGCGTGGTCGTGGTCGGGGAGGGGGCCGGGGGCCTGAAAGCGGATGTCTCCGGTCCAGACGTGACCGGGGAGGCCGGCCTTGCGACCAGTTGTCCACAGGCGTCGGGCGGCAGCGATGTCGAGCGCAGCGCTCAAGGACGCCTGCGGCACGCGGAAGGCGACTTCGGCGCCGTCACGGACCGCGCGGGCCTCGATGCTCAGCCGGTCGTGGGTGAACGTGATCGTCCACGATGCCCGCGCCCTGGCTCTGCGTCCGGCCGGCTGAACCGGGTCCTCGCGCGGCGAGCCCAACGCGCGTGACAGGACCGGCAGCGGCTCGGCGCCGGCGGGCGGTGCGTCCTCGATCCGGCCGCGCCGGCGCTGCGCGATGCCGGGGAACGCGACCCACGCCTGGTCGCCGGCCCTGATCAGCCAGAGTCGCCGCTGGCCCGCCGGCTGCGCGTGCAGGCTCAGGCCGACGGTGGCGTTGAGCCAGCGGCCGTCGGGCAAGCGCACGCCGATCGTCCGGCGGCGGGCGACCAGGCCGTCGGGCTCGCAGAGCATTTCCTCGAACGGCGCGTCGGGGTCGGGCTGGGACCGGGGCTCTCGGGCGGCGGCGTACGCCCACGTCACCAGGTAGGGCACGCCGAAGAACAGCACGTAGATCGGCACGGCGACGCCGAGGCCGGCAAAGAACAGCGCGATGCCGACGAGTGTCAGGGCGGTCCTCGCCACGAGCCGCCGGGTGAGCCGGCGATGGCTCACGGCGTACGGCACGCCGTTGGGCGGCAGCGGCGCGCCGGGCAGCTCGGAGCCCGGCTCCCACACGCCGGTGGGTTCGGTCATGGCGTCCCCAGGGTTCGAAGTAGATCACCGGCTATTCGCCATTCGTGCGGGGGGCGTTACGGGTCGGGTCTTCCCAAGTCGCTGTAATTCAGGTTAGGCTCACCTAAGTAGGAGGTGACCCGTGACCGAGGCCCCGACATCCGTCCGCCGCCCGCCCGCGCCGAACCCCGCCGAGCGGGCCAAGACGATCGCGACGCGCAACGGCCCGGCGACGGTCATGCCGACCGTCGAGCGCGCCGACTGCGAGGCCGAGCGCGTGGTACCCGTGATGCACCACGTGCACCACAGCGGCAGCGTCAGCATTCTTCTGCCGGACGAGCACCCCATGGTCCGCTCGACCCGGCAGACCCAGCGCGGCGAGCTCGCCGTCATGGTCGAGCTCGCCGACCACGCCCCGGTGGACCTGCGGGAACCGATCCGCGGCCTGTTGTGGATAACAGGATGGCTCCGGCCGCTGACGGCGGTGTCGGCGCGGGCGCGCGCCGTGTCCATCGCCGAGCAGCGGCCGGACCACCGGCTGCTGGACGTCGGCCACGGCCTCACGCTGCTCCGCCTGACGCCAGCGTCCCTCGTCCTCGCGGACGCCGAGGGTACGCACTCGCTGCGGCCGCACATGTTCAGCGCCGCGCCGCCGGACCCGTTCCACAGCTATGAGGCGGACTGGCTGCGGCACCTCGAGAGCGACCACTCGGACGTCGTCGTACAGCTCGCGAAGCACCTGCCGCCCGATCTCCAGCAGGGCCGCATCCGCCCCCTCGGCCTCGACCGCTTCGGCCTGCGCCTCCGCATCGAATCCGACACCGGCGACCACGACGTGCGCCTCGCGTTCTCCCGCATGGTCGACAGCCCGCCCCAACTCGCCGCCGAAATGCGCCGGCTGGTGGGCTGCCCGTTCCTACGGCAGCAGCGCAGCGCCGGCTGAGGGGTTCGGGCTCGCGGGCCGCTGGTGGGTCGAACCCACCGAAGTGCTCGCGCCCGCGCGCCGACGCTGGGTCCGACCCACCGAGATGCGGGCGGTATCGGTCATCCTTAGGTCCGACCCACCGGGTCGTTCGTGCCCGCCGACCGCCGCACGACCCGAGTGCGCGCCCTCACCGGCTGATCTTGGGCCCAACCCACCGTGATACTCGTACCGTGAGCCACCATCGGGTCCGACCCACCGAGATGCTCGCGGTGTCAGTGTCCTTCGGTCCACCCACCAGGGCGGTCGCGGTCACGGACCGCCCAACAACCGAAGCGCCCGCACGCACCAGCTGACCTTGGGCCCAACCCACCGTGATACTCGTACCGCCAGCCACCATCGGGTCCGACCCACCGAGATGCTCGCGGTGTCAGTGTCCTTCGGCCCACCCGCCAGGGCGTTCGCGCCCGCCGACCGCCGCACGACCCGAGTGCGCGCCCTCACCGGCTGACCTTGGGCTCAACCCGCCGTGACGCTCGTGCCGTGAGCCACCACTGGGTTTGACCCACCGAGTTGCTCGTACCCACGAACCGCCCGGCAGCCGAAGCGCTCGTACCCACGAGCCGGCTGTGGGATTCAACCCACTGAAGGCTCGCGATGTTGGTAGTGCGTAGGTCCGACCCGCCGAACCATTCACACCCGGCACAACTTGTCCCCATGGGAATGGTTCGCCGGCTGTCCCCATGGGGACAGGTCGACTGATCCACAGGTGGACAACTCGGAGTCATGCCGATGGGAAGAGTCGCAACCTGTCCGCATGGGGATGGTTTGTCACCCTGGGGCAAACCATCAGTGCCAGGACATTGGGTCGGACCCAAGCTCGCGACACCGGGCCGAGTCGGGCGCCCAAAGCTGCGTGCCACGCCCTGGCGCGCCCAACTCGGCGGCAGGTGTGGCGAGCCTCGGGTCGAACTCGACCGGCTCTGACCAGCACTGCGCCGCCACCGCAGGAGCTAGGTCGGACCCAACCAACCACAAGCCCGGTGCACGCAGAACACAGAACTGGGCCGGCCCCACCGACGTGGAGCCGGCCCAGCGGCGACCCGAGCTCAGTCGTCGGCGAGTTCGGGTGGGAAGCCGCCCGTGGCGATCGGGCCCCAGCGGTCGATGGTGATGCGGATGAGGCTCTTGCCCTGCTTGCGCATGGCCTCGCGGTACTCGTCCCAGTCCGGGTGCTCACCGGAGATGCTGCGGAAGTAGTCCACGAGCGGCTCGACCGAGTCGGGCAGGTCGATGACCTCCGCGGTGCCGTCGACCTGCACCCAGGCGCCGTTCCACTCGTCCGAGAGCACGCAGACGGACACGGCCGGGTTGCGCCGCAGGTTCGTCACCTTCGCGCGCTGTGGATAAGTCGCGATGACGATGCGGCCCTGCGCATCGATGCCGCAGGTGTTGGGGGACAGTTGCGGCCGCCCGTCGGCGCGGGTGGTGACGAGGATCGCGCGGTGACGCGGCCGCAGGAACTCGACCAGCGCGTCGCGGTCGACCTTCGTGTTGGTGGCGATAGTCCGAGGCATGACCCCGACGGTAGCGTGCGCTCATGAGCACCACAGAGCGATCGGGCCTGCGATCCTGGCTGCTGCCCGTTCCGCCGGAACTCCCCGCGCCCGTGGCGGACGAAAAGGAGCGCCGGGCGATCAAGCTGGAGCTGGTGCTCGTCTTCGGCATCACCCTCGGGCTCTCGGGCGCCCGCAGCCTGCTGTCCCTTGTGGACTCCCTGCTGCGGCCCGTCCCACTCGCCCAGCAGCAGGTGCAGCTCAACGTCCCCCAGGCCGCCGCCAGCCTGCTGGACCTGCTCCAGCAGCTGCTCGGCGCGCTGCAGCTCGTCGGCTGGGGTGCGCTCGGCCTGTACCTGCTGTGGCGCGCCGGCCTCAAGCTGCGTGACGTCGGCCTCGACCGCCGCTCCCCCCGGTCCGACGCGCTCATCACCGTCGGCCTGGCCGCCGTGATCGGCATCCCCGGCCTCGGTCTGTACTTCCTCTCCTACCACCTGGGCTTCAGCCTCGCGGTCCAACCGTCCACTTTGGGCGATACGTGGTGGCGGCCCGTCGCGCTCACGCTCTCGGCGTTCGGCAACGCGTTCGCCGAAGAGGTGCTCGTGGTCGGCTACCTGATCACCCGGCTGCGGCAGCTGGGCGTCCGCGAGAACTCCTCACTCGCGGGCGCCGCGGTATTGCGCGGCTCGTACCACCTGTACCAGGGTTTCGGCGGGTTCGTCGGGAACCTCATCATGGGGCTCGTCTTCGGCCGCGTCTGGCAGCGCACCAACCGCCTGTGGCCGCTCGTCGCCGCCCACACCCTTTTCGACGTGGTGTCTTTCGTCGGCTATTCGCTCCTGAAAGGCCAGGTTTCCTGGCTCCCCTGACCGTCGCTCATTAGGCTCGGCCCAGTGAACGACGTGACGGCACCACCCAGGGTGGACAGCGAAGTCGGACCCCTTCGTGCGGTTCTCCTGCACCGGCCGGGAAACGAGCTCAAAAGGCTGACCCCCCGCAACAACGACCAGCTCCTCTTCGACTCCATCCCGTGGGTGGATCGAGCCCAGGAAGAACACGACGCGTTCGCGGAAGTGCTCCGCAGCCGCGGCGTCGAAGTGCTGCTGCTGGCCGACACCCTGCGCACGGCGCTCGAAGACCAGCGCGCCCACGCCGCGGGCGTCCACGCGGCTGTGGATGAACGTCGTCTCGGCGCCGACCTCGCCGATTCACTGCGCTCGCACCTCAGTGGCGTCGACGCCGGCACGCTCGCCGAGGTCCTCATGGCGGGCCTCACGTTCGAGGAGCTGCCGACGTCCGAGGGCGCGTCGCTGGTGCGCATGATGCGCGATCCGCACGACTTCGCCGTCGACCCGCTGCCGAACCTGTTGTTCACGCGCGACTCGTCGGCGTGGATCGGCGACCGTGTCGCGATCTCGTCGCTGACCATGCCCGCGCGGCGGCGCGAGACGGCTGTGCTCGACCTCGTCTACGCCTACCACCCGCGCTTCCGCCACGCCGCGCGCGCGTACGGCGCCCACTCCGCACCCATCGAGGGCGGCGACGTGATGCTGCTGGCCCCGGGCGTGGTGGCCGTCGGCATCGGCGAGCGGACCACGCCGGCGGGCGCGGAGTCGCTCGCACGCTCGGTGTTCGCCGACGGGCTCGCCCACACCGTGCTGGCCGTGCCGATCGAGCAGTCGCGCGCGACGATGCACCTGGACACCGTGTGCACGATGGTCGCGGCCGACGCCGTGGTCATGTACCCGCTCGCGCGCGATTCGCTCACGGCGTTCACCGTCCGTCCGACCGGCGACGGCGGCGTGAAGGTCGCCGGCCCGGCGCCGTTCCTCAGCGCGGCCGCGGAAGCGATGGGCATCGACCGGCTGCGCGTGATCGACACCGGACTCGACCCGGTGACCGCCGAACGCGAGCAATGGGACGACGGCAACAACACGCTCGCGCTCGCGCCGGGCGTCGTCGTGGGTTACGAGCGCAACGTGGAGACCAACGAGCGCCTGGCCGCCGCCGGGATCGAGGTCCTGGCCATCACCGGATCCGAACTCGGTTCCGGCCGGGGCGGGCCGCGCTGCATGTCGTGCCCGATCCTTCGGGACACGATCTAAAAGCAAAAGTTAGCCTTCCCTAATTGCCTTGAATTTATTAAGGCGAGGCTAACCAAAAGTAGTGTCGATTTCTTTAGGAATAGTAACCCTAATAGGGTGCACATCACCAGCTGAAAGTGGAAATCAATCAGGAGTTGTCGTACCGTTGTCAGCATGGCCCTCACGAAGAAAGAACCGCGCTCGAAGTTCTACGAACTGCTGCAGGCACAGATCCAGAACGAGTTCCACGCCTCCCAGCAGTACGTCGCGCTGGCGGTCTGGTTCGACAACGAGGACCTGCCGCAGCTCGCGAAGCACTTCTACAAGCAGTCGGTGGAAGAGCGCAACCACGCGATGGCGCTCGTCCAGTACATGCTGGACCGCGACCACCACGTCGAAGTTCCCGGCGTGAAGGACGTCCGCAACGACTTCTCCGCCCCGATCGAGCTCCTCGAGCTCGCGCTGGAGCAGGAGAAGGAAGTTGCCGCCGACATCTCCACGATGGCGAAGGCCGCGCGGGCCGAAGAGGACTACATCAGCGAGCAGTTCACGCAGTGGTTCCTCAAGGAGCAGGTGGAAGAGATCTCGCAGATGTCCACGCTGCTCACGGTCGCGCGCCGGGCGGGCGACAACGTGTACGAGATCGAGAAGTTCCTGCACCGCGAGGCCGTCGGCACGTCCGCCCCGGACGCCGGCATGCCCCCCGTCGCGGGTGGCGCGCTGTAACCCAACCAGCTCGCGAAGCCCGGGCTGTCCCTCGCGGGACAGCCCGGGCTTCGTCGTTTCCGGGTTGCCCACACCCGAACACGGCTGTCGTGGCTTGGGTCGGACACAATGCTGGGTCGAGCCCACCCCAGCCCTTCACAAGCCTGCAGTGCCGACCAGCTGATTGCATCCATCGCTAGATCCGACCTGACGCCGGCCCTGGCCCCTGGTGCGGGATCGCACCCAGCACTGGGTCAAGCTCAGCGAGCATCCACCTGCCAACGCCAGGTCCCGTCGGCAGCTACCGCCGGCGCGAGCCCGGAGATGTCCGGCAGCCTGCCACGCCAGGTCAATGCCGACAAACGCGGGCGCAGGGCCATACAAACCGCAATTGGGTCGGACCCAATGCTGGGTCGGACACAGTCAGCCGTCCGCAGGGCTCAGCGACCGCGTTTGCAGCACGCATGGGCCGAACCCGTCTCTAGGTCAGGCCTACCCACCTGTCCACAGCCTGCCGAAAACGAGGAAACCCGAGCTCTCCCCCTGTGGACAGCCCGGGTTCCTCGCGAAGCGCCGACAGGTCAGGCGGCGCAGGTCTGGTTCGTGGCGCGGACGTCGACGCTCGACACGGAGCCGTCGTCGGCGAGGGTGAAGTGGTAGGCGCGGTCGCCGGTGGGGGCGACGAGGCCGTCCGACGAGGCGGCTGTGTCGGGGTACGCGGCGGTGACGTCCTCCTTCGCCGAACCCGCACCGACGCCCTCCGGGGTGTGCGCTGCGCCGTCCGGCTTCACCACGACCACCCCCTCGTCCGCCGACACCACCGCGGTCGCGGCGGGGACCCCTTCGCCGGCAACTTCGTAGTACGTGCAGCCCGCCGACTCCTTGACCGGCGTCAACGTCAGCCCCTGGTCGGCGAGCTGCTGCTCGGTCATCCCGAGCTTGACGCTGCCGAGCCCGTCGGCAGTCAGCAACGGTCCCTTCATGACCTTCACCGGCGCCGAACGCCGCGTCGGAGGCGCCGGCGCGTGGGAATTGCGCGGAGGGGGCGGCGGCGCGCCCCCTTTCGTCGACGGCTCCTGAGTCTGCGATCCCGGCACACCCACCGAAACCGCCGCCGACGCTGAAGGCGACGGGGAAACGTCCGTCACCGTCAGCGAAGAAGCGGACAAATCGGCCGTCCCGGTGGTGCCCTGGAACTTGACCACAGCGAGCCCACCCGACACCACCGCCAGCGCGCACACCGCACCAGACGCCGAGATCAGCACCTTTCGCCGCTGCCGACGTCGCCGGGCACCCGCCACGATGGCGGGCGCGGCACCGGACGGCGCCTCGACGCCGAGCCGCTCGTCGGAGAAGAGGGCGCGGAGCCGCTGTTCGAGCTCGTCCTCGGAGACGTTCAACCCGCTGCGCTCCCTTCCCCGTGCTTCAGCTTCGTCCGCAACGAAGCGATGGCCTTGCTGGCCTGGCTCTTCACCGTCCCCTGGCTGACCCCCAGCGCTTCCGCGATCTCGGCCTCGGACAGTCCTTCGTAATAACGCAGCACGACCACCGCGCGTTGCCTCGGCGGCAGATTTCGCAGCGCCTGCCACAACGGCTCGTGCTCGAACGGGTCCGCGGGCGCAGACTGGCTCGTGTCCGGCAGGTCCGCGACCAGGTTTTCGCGACGCGTGCGTCTCCAGCGGCTGACGTGGGCGTTGGCCATCGACCGCCGCGTGTACGCGAGCGGATCACCGGTCTTCTGCCGCACATACGACCACCGTGCGCCGATCTTCTCGAGCACGGTCTGCACGAGGTCGGCGGCGTCGTGCGGGTTGCCGGCGAGGGCGTGGCCGTAGCGCAGCAGCCCGGGGAGGCTGGACTGCACGAAGTCGCCGAAGTCGGTGAACACCCTGGGCTCGGGCACGGCTCGGGCGCCCGCCACCCACGCCGGATCTCCCCCCGCGATGACAGGTGCCGCTGCCGTCACCGTATCGCCCCCTCCCCGGATGGGATCGCCGAGCACCGCGTCCTCGTCATCCCCCACACGCATGGCAGCCCCCGCAGGTTGTCCGGCCGTTGCCACTACTTCCCGTGGCAGGCCGGGTGGCTCAGCGCACGGAGAGTGACTCAGGCAGCTTCAACGAACCGTCCGTGCCAGCTGGGAAATCGTGTACCGAGGCCACAGCGTTTCGCGGAATCGGCCCGTAAACGTGGGGGAACAAGATTCCGTCCGGGTGCGGCGGGGCGCCCTCCTCCCAGACGACGCGCGCATCGAGCTTCACCGGGTCGATTTCGAGCAGCAGGAGGTCCGTGCGGCCGTGGTACAGGGCGTTCGCCGGCAGCGAGACCGTGCCGGG encodes:
- a CDS encoding arginine deiminase; the encoded protein is MDSEVGPLRAVLLHRPGNELKRLTPRNNDQLLFDSIPWVDRAQEEHDAFAEVLRSRGVEVLLLADTLRTALEDQRAHAAGVHAAVDERRLGADLADSLRSHLSGVDAGTLAEVLMAGLTFEELPTSEGASLVRMMRDPHDFAVDPLPNLLFTRDSSAWIGDRVAISSLTMPARRRETAVLDLVYAYHPRFRHAARAYGAHSAPIEGGDVMLLAPGVVAVGIGERTTPAGAESLARSVFADGLAHTVLAVPIEQSRATMHLDTVCTMVAADAVVMYPLARDSLTAFTVRPTGDGGVKVAGPAPFLSAAAEAMGIDRLRVIDTGLDPVTAEREQWDDGNNTLALAPGVVVGYERNVETNERLAAAGIEVLAITGSELGSGRGGPRCMSCPILRDTI
- a CDS encoding ferritin, with the protein product MALTKKEPRSKFYELLQAQIQNEFHASQQYVALAVWFDNEDLPQLAKHFYKQSVEERNHAMALVQYMLDRDHHVEVPGVKDVRNDFSAPIELLELALEQEKEVAADISTMAKAARAEEDYISEQFTQWFLKEQVEEISQMSTLLTVARRAGDNVYEIEKFLHREAVGTSAPDAGMPPVAGGAL
- a CDS encoding SigE family RNA polymerase sigma factor, with translation MTAAAPVIAGGDPAWVAGARAVPEPRVFTDFGDFVQSSLPGLLRYGHALAGNPHDAADLVQTVLEKIGARWSYVRQKTGDPLAYTRRSMANAHVSRWRRTRRENLVADLPDTSQSAPADPFEHEPLWQALRNLPPRQRAVVVLRYYEGLSEAEIAEALGVSQGTVKSQASKAIASLRTKLKHGEGSAAG
- a CDS encoding DUF952 domain-containing protein — its product is MILHICSRDEWAAIPDDGEYRAPSLEEIGFIHCSDPGTVSLPANALYHGRTDLLLLEIDPVKLDARVVWEEGAPPHPDGILFPHVYGPIPRNAVASVHDFPAGTDGSLKLPESLSVR